A region from the Methanofollis liminatans DSM 4140 genome encodes:
- a CDS encoding ORC1-type DNA replication protein: MTRTPLMADQTLFRDSRTFDTTHLPETFNYRDAQIRDLAFALRPTLRGSAPLNTVLRGPPGTGKTTAVRRIFAEVEEATQAVVPVLVSCQVHRTAYAVFGQVYLALFGQVPPGSGVPLRRLMGRIAGELTARGAVLVVCLDDAGYLLPDNVLNDLLAGILRMHEGYPGTRAGVMLVVSDVDVDLVRCLDPATRSVLQASEVYFPLYTPEEIRGILADRIRAGLYPGVVPPAVLDLLVERTHACGDLRVGPEMIRRAALAAEMDARREVEAADVLAAYAASLNLQVERAVRSLDAGERAVLDSIVAAGLEDEEEPVISGRVYERLGDRMQMSYTAFHERLRRLELLRLVDLAVVRRRGLTRVILVREGVEEVLQVPAGSSGVPVNGPAGVCDDEKC; encoded by the coding sequence ATGACCCGTACTCCCCTCATGGCGGACCAGACGCTCTTCCGGGACTCCAGGACCTTCGATACCACCCACCTCCCTGAGACCTTCAACTACCGCGACGCCCAGATCAGAGACCTCGCCTTCGCCCTGCGGCCGACGCTCCGCGGGTCCGCGCCCCTGAACACGGTGCTGCGGGGGCCGCCCGGGACCGGGAAGACCACGGCCGTCCGCCGGATCTTCGCCGAGGTGGAGGAGGCGACGCAGGCGGTCGTGCCGGTGCTCGTCTCCTGCCAGGTCCACCGCACGGCCTATGCAGTCTTCGGCCAGGTCTATCTCGCCCTCTTCGGCCAGGTGCCGCCGGGGTCGGGCGTCCCGCTCAGGCGGCTCATGGGCCGGATCGCCGGCGAACTGACCGCCCGGGGTGCGGTGCTCGTCGTCTGCCTGGACGATGCCGGGTATCTCCTCCCGGACAACGTGTTGAACGACCTGCTCGCCGGGATCCTCAGGATGCACGAGGGCTATCCCGGGACGCGGGCCGGGGTGATGCTGGTCGTCTCGGACGTGGACGTCGACCTGGTCCGCTGCCTGGACCCGGCGACGCGCTCGGTGCTCCAGGCCTCCGAGGTCTATTTCCCCCTGTACACGCCCGAGGAGATCAGGGGGATCCTCGCCGACCGGATCCGGGCCGGGCTGTACCCCGGCGTCGTGCCCCCGGCCGTGCTCGACCTCCTGGTGGAGCGGACGCACGCCTGCGGGGACCTCAGGGTGGGGCCGGAGATGATCAGGCGGGCGGCCCTCGCGGCCGAGATGGACGCCCGGCGGGAGGTGGAGGCGGCGGACGTGCTCGCCGCGTATGCGGCCTCCCTGAACCTGCAGGTGGAGCGGGCGGTGCGGTCCCTGGACGCCGGGGAGCGGGCGGTGCTCGACTCGATCGTGGCGGCCGGGCTGGAGGACGAGGAGGAGCCGGTGATCTCCGGGCGGGTGTACGAGCGCCTCGGCGACCGCATGCAGATGAGTTACACGGCGTTTCACGAGCGGCTGCGGAGGCTCGAACTCCTCAGGCTGGTGGACCTGGCCGTGGTCAGGAGACGGGGGCTGACGCGGGTGATCCTGGTGCGGGAGGGGGTGGAGGAGGTGCTCCAGGTCCCGGCAGGTTCATCGGGGGTGCCGGTGAACGGTCCTGCAGGAGTGTGCGACGATGAAAAATGTTGA
- a CDS encoding PD-(D/E)XK nuclease family protein, whose amino-acid sequence MALSVKSKPYIIPEYSLTGDLLSYQACGLQYRYQNRGALPPSTPVQLWFGEFIHGVMEEAYKTWREDPMAFRFPRGWKEEIRVIEMNVNRRLRAKGLLPPPRLFCPYDETMRTQGLCPDANHPHPLLASQRAEAAINTWGPHLFPLIDNAEVKLKGCRDMVGYQSGVHRAQTYSVTGVVDVISSISLERAEMGNLILHYINTHPDIRAIIDDLSSLNYEIIIDYKGMRRPPMYLSPGVPNPTWKAHEWQVLTYAWLRSHQKDAHRPVAGIIFYLNELIPSADDIGDLKKEVKDRLTDISPTSRVDKQALEQWRKGSKKSVLSANLREQRSIRLIPITEESQQQSLQAFDGVVLEIEDSIAREMRCGSIRECWRQNPQEKTCTACDFKLYCPAVQGKYRVSLP is encoded by the coding sequence ATGGCACTTTCAGTGAAATCAAAACCCTATATAATTCCTGAGTACAGCCTCACTGGCGATTTGTTGAGTTATCAGGCGTGTGGATTGCAGTATCGCTACCAGAATCGGGGAGCCCTCCCGCCCTCGACACCGGTACAGCTCTGGTTTGGAGAGTTTATCCACGGTGTCATGGAGGAGGCGTACAAAACCTGGCGTGAAGATCCTATGGCGTTCCGCTTCCCTCGCGGGTGGAAAGAGGAGATCCGGGTGATAGAGATGAACGTCAACCGTCGCCTCAGGGCAAAAGGCCTCCTTCCTCCTCCCCGCCTCTTCTGCCCGTATGATGAGACGATGAGAACGCAGGGCCTCTGCCCTGACGCCAACCATCCCCACCCACTCCTGGCCAGTCAACGAGCCGAAGCTGCGATCAATACGTGGGGCCCTCACCTTTTTCCGCTCATCGACAATGCTGAGGTGAAACTTAAGGGGTGCAGGGACATGGTTGGCTACCAGTCAGGGGTCCATCGGGCACAAACCTACAGTGTTACAGGTGTCGTCGACGTCATCAGCTCGATCTCTCTGGAGAGGGCGGAGATGGGAAATCTGATCCTCCACTACATCAACACACATCCCGATATCCGGGCAATCATTGATGACCTCTCCTCGCTGAACTACGAGATCATCATCGACTACAAAGGGATGCGCCGCCCTCCCATGTACCTCAGTCCAGGTGTCCCAAACCCTACCTGGAAGGCCCATGAATGGCAGGTGCTCACCTATGCTTGGTTGCGCTCCCACCAGAAAGATGCCCATCGACCGGTTGCAGGAATCATTTTCTATCTAAACGAATTGATCCCTTCAGCAGACGACATCGGTGATCTCAAAAAGGAGGTAAAGGACAGATTGACCGATATATCGCCGACAAGTCGAGTGGATAAACAGGCGCTGGAGCAGTGGAGGAAGGGATCGAAAAAGAGTGTTCTCTCTGCGAACTTGCGCGAACAGCGATCCATACGCCTGATTCCCATCACCGAAGAGAGTCAACAGCAGAGTCTTCAGGCGTTTGACGGCGTCGTTCTAGAGATCGAAGACTCTATCGCTCGGGAGATGAGGTGTGGATCGATCCGGGAGTGCTGGAGGCAAAATCCTCAGGAGAAAACCTGTACGGCATGCGACTTCAAGCTCTATTGTCCGGCCGTTCAGGGGAAGTATCGGGTGAGCCTACCATAA
- a CDS encoding DEAD/DEAH box helicase family protein produces MKHLSAFELEYLEHPECFTFEYFRQQKLDPQPIPVALSLADEELLNHYDNEYHNRNFHHTLFVSQLDVYGPAYQNLEEYVAQKSAAVLSERFIEGSDSHYSWAEFSEFRKHLVTALHTYPEIQKIQILKKIAVKIALSPSEIEESVHLFCVGSSLFAMEFYLGLKKSGKWELFNKAWPSSDEAIREIAETPEVLLSLWKHQVQARDSWLGVGGKGVLEMATATGKTLVGLATAYHLFKIHHSLKVLVLCHSRAILNQWRREAIEKLGFLGDPDEDYTVPVSYKGKFEISFNTFQMVMKDPGEYGTELLIVDEVHHGAGLKFRNALTVPCQWRMGLSATVEGRERSNVLDRYLGNTIFTYTLANARRDGIVPEFNLTIHKTFLDIAEEVEFASITESIRKLLNYINATQKERIRVLSRNRFERFENLGDFFSLMTDLRYRSVDIPVEWLQMRGLINKRRLVIHRSSPKLESAVALVRELAGTKKCVLFAMDIATCERIYERISGTVPAFIVHSDLKDQEVKQSLQAFRAAQIGVLIAPKMLDEGVDIPDAEVGINVASSKTKLQLIQRLGRILRNRPGKKPVFHHFVAVPRQYIISEDSLSYQNDLAWITDVALKMGIPITEEVSDESGVFSAFERESEEAVRTYYASHDGLTTDDFGVIKVRNIVDSILPEARARLVGLLEGMTGPLTDERWARVLRSAYRDEQMLEIPSQRWLLVIAGREPKRIRELIGRYGGAAVEKTKSYPSGSHKPDVLPCPDPILNCANQSNLDFLILSLKQNQKRAERDRAVTSLVQQGPAAIDPLISLLKDQDQDIRERAARALGLIGDPRARFDLMKLQRDPDPGVRKEAGRALCRLRGQ; encoded by the coding sequence ATGAAACATCTCTCGGCATTTGAACTGGAATATCTTGAGCACCCGGAGTGTTTTACCTTTGAGTATTTCAGGCAGCAAAAACTCGACCCGCAGCCTATCCCGGTCGCCCTGAGCCTGGCCGATGAGGAACTCCTCAACCATTACGATAACGAATACCACAACCGCAATTTTCATCACACCCTGTTTGTTTCCCAGCTCGACGTCTATGGGCCTGCCTACCAGAACCTGGAGGAGTATGTCGCACAGAAATCTGCGGCCGTCCTTTCAGAGCGGTTCATAGAAGGATCTGATTCGCACTATTCCTGGGCTGAATTTTCAGAATTCCGGAAACACCTGGTAACCGCCCTCCATACCTACCCTGAGATCCAAAAGATCCAGATCCTCAAAAAAATCGCCGTTAAAATCGCATTGTCGCCATCAGAGATCGAAGAGAGTGTCCATCTCTTTTGTGTGGGAAGTTCGCTCTTTGCCATGGAGTTTTATCTCGGTCTGAAAAAATCCGGCAAATGGGAGTTGTTCAACAAAGCCTGGCCATCTTCCGACGAAGCCATCCGCGAGATCGCCGAAACACCTGAAGTTCTTCTTTCCCTGTGGAAACACCAGGTCCAGGCCCGGGACTCCTGGCTCGGTGTCGGCGGGAAAGGGGTGCTGGAAATGGCCACAGCGACCGGTAAGACCCTTGTCGGCCTTGCAACGGCCTATCATCTTTTTAAAATACATCACTCGCTGAAGGTGCTGGTGCTCTGCCATTCGCGGGCAATCCTGAACCAGTGGCGGCGGGAGGCGATCGAAAAACTGGGGTTCCTGGGCGACCCGGACGAGGATTATACGGTGCCGGTCTCGTATAAAGGGAAGTTCGAGATCTCGTTCAACACCTTCCAGATGGTGATGAAAGATCCAGGGGAGTACGGCACAGAACTCCTCATCGTCGACGAGGTCCACCACGGGGCTGGCCTGAAGTTTCGAAACGCCCTCACCGTTCCCTGCCAGTGGAGGATGGGGCTGTCGGCGACGGTGGAGGGGCGGGAACGTTCGAATGTGCTGGACCGCTATCTCGGGAATACAATATTCACCTATACGCTGGCCAATGCACGACGGGACGGGATCGTCCCTGAGTTTAACCTGACGATCCACAAGACGTTCCTGGATATTGCAGAGGAGGTCGAGTTCGCGTCGATCACCGAGAGCATCAGAAAACTCCTGAATTACATCAACGCCACCCAGAAAGAGCGGATCAGGGTATTGTCGAGGAACCGGTTTGAACGGTTTGAGAACCTGGGGGACTTTTTCAGCCTGATGACAGACCTCCGGTACCGCAGTGTCGATATTCCGGTGGAGTGGCTCCAGATGCGCGGTCTCATAAATAAACGGCGTCTGGTGATCCACCGGTCGTCGCCGAAACTCGAGAGTGCAGTCGCCCTGGTGCGGGAGTTGGCCGGGACGAAGAAGTGCGTGCTGTTTGCGATGGATATTGCAACCTGCGAGCGAATCTATGAGCGTATCTCTGGGACGGTGCCGGCGTTCATCGTTCATTCGGACCTCAAGGACCAGGAGGTGAAGCAGTCGCTCCAGGCGTTCAGGGCAGCCCAAATCGGTGTCCTGATCGCTCCGAAGATGCTCGACGAGGGTGTCGATATACCGGATGCAGAGGTCGGGATCAACGTAGCCTCGTCCAAGACAAAACTTCAGCTCATCCAGCGCCTGGGCAGGATCTTGCGGAACAGGCCGGGCAAAAAGCCGGTCTTCCACCACTTTGTGGCCGTTCCCCGCCAGTATATCATCTCCGAGGACTCGTTATCCTACCAGAACGACCTCGCATGGATCACCGATGTGGCCCTGAAGATGGGTATCCCGATCACGGAGGAGGTCTCTGATGAGTCAGGTGTGTTCTCCGCGTTTGAGCGGGAGTCCGAGGAGGCGGTCAGGACGTATTATGCCAGCCATGACGGCCTGACGACCGACGACTTCGGCGTGATCAAGGTCAGAAATATCGTCGATTCTATCCTGCCGGAGGCGCGGGCGCGGCTGGTCGGGCTCCTGGAGGGGATGACCGGCCCCCTCACCGATGAGAGATGGGCCCGGGTGCTCAGGTCGGCGTACAGGGACGAACAGATGCTGGAGATACCGAGCCAGCGCTGGCTGCTGGTCATTGCCGGGAGGGAGCCAAAAAGGATCAGGGAGTTGATCGGGCGGTATGGAGGGGCGGCTGTCGAGAAAACCAAGTCTTATCCATCTGGCAGTCACAAACCAGACGTCCTCCCTTGCCCCGATCCGATCTTGAATTGTGCGAATCAAAGCAATTTAGACTTTTTAATTTTATCACTGAAGCAAAACCAGAAGCGGGCAGAGCGTGACAGAGCGGTTACCTCTCTTGTTCAGCAAGGACCGGCAGCGATCGATCCCCTGATCAGCCTCTTAAAGGACCAAGACCAGGATATCCGTGAGCGGGCGGCACGAGCCCTCGGTTTGATCGGGGATCCGAGGGCCAGATTTGACCTGATGAAACTGCAGCGTGACCCTGATCCGGGGGTGAGGAAAGAGGCTGGACGGGCACTGTGCAGACTGCGGGGCCAATAA
- a CDS encoding DEAD/DEAH box helicase, with amino-acid sequence MIQFQDFMAAVQSSLDRTITPDGNQGQYEAIESALDRSLFIVAGPGSGKTMVMALRVLKLIYVDKIDSSTILATTFTKKAAAELRSRILGWGDRLREAFIENPAYTDQLEALQSIDFNQIVTGTIDSISENILQEYREPGSPAPVIIEDFIANAMMVRYGLLRGHRYQNEDLKQYLKNLSGNTRGLNTGGMAGILLEIRDRICHDQVDIDAFCESGEDPGIEVACEAIRAYMRELEERLLYDYSQLEQEFYQKLLDGGLTEFTDKIRFVLVDEYQDTNLLQEHIYFELACHALQNGGSVTVVGDDDQSIYRFRGATVDLFTHFPARIQEALGVQPATITLSKNYRSTHTIVDCVEHYVACDENFQQARVAEKPAIQHARIGTQENIPILGMFREDIDTLAEDLSAFLRDVVDNGGVEITQNVTTYTLRIDADHGSSADICVLCSSPQEVKANGDPRLPYLLRHYLHTSPNPIDVFNPRGQQLKDIPEVQALCGLMLECIDPGCLVQNGIRNLPNDAQDTFSTWREAAHTYIQQHTEKHGEITLEEFVQGWQTRTPRKAFEQKREVPLLDLVYRLVTWIPAMQDDVEGLVYLEVITRTVTQSAVFTSFGSEIIFDANAPDLEGKSIKDAIRGIFIPLATGAIDINEDLLETIPNNRIPIMSIHQAKGLEYPLVIVDVGSDFKTDHHTQAFKRYPKEGGKTCRMEDELRAFSPLLVPQRPGVDRAFDDLIRQYFVAFSRPQDVLLLVGLNSVKDGYLTRGRRPNRKFIPNVATGWDRNDTWHWGQGLPNIVHL; translated from the coding sequence TTGATTCAATTTCAGGATTTCATGGCCGCAGTACAATCTTCGCTGGACAGGACCATTACACCCGACGGCAACCAGGGCCAGTATGAAGCCATTGAAAGTGCTCTGGATCGCTCGCTCTTTATCGTGGCCGGCCCGGGGAGCGGAAAGACGATGGTCATGGCTCTGCGGGTATTGAAACTGATTTATGTGGACAAAATTGACTCTTCAACGATCCTTGCCACCACCTTTACCAAGAAGGCGGCCGCAGAGTTGCGGTCCCGCATTCTTGGATGGGGAGATCGTTTACGTGAGGCGTTTATTGAAAACCCGGCCTACACCGACCAACTGGAGGCCCTGCAGTCGATTGATTTCAATCAGATCGTCACTGGAACCATCGACAGCATCTCTGAGAACATCCTGCAGGAGTACCGGGAGCCAGGAAGTCCGGCTCCGGTGATCATTGAGGATTTCATCGCGAATGCCATGATGGTGCGATATGGCCTCCTCAGAGGTCATCGTTACCAGAACGAGGACCTGAAACAATACCTGAAAAATCTCAGTGGTAATACTCGTGGGCTGAACACTGGGGGGATGGCAGGAATCCTGCTCGAAATCCGGGATCGGATCTGTCACGACCAGGTCGACATCGATGCCTTCTGTGAGTCAGGGGAAGATCCTGGGATCGAAGTAGCCTGCGAGGCGATCCGGGCCTATATGCGGGAACTGGAAGAGCGACTGCTCTATGACTACAGCCAACTGGAGCAGGAATTCTATCAGAAACTGCTGGATGGAGGGCTCACCGAATTTACTGATAAAATTCGCTTCGTTCTTGTGGATGAGTACCAGGATACAAACCTGCTCCAGGAACACATCTACTTTGAACTGGCCTGCCACGCCCTGCAGAATGGGGGGAGCGTCACTGTGGTCGGTGACGACGACCAGTCGATCTACCGCTTCCGCGGGGCAACTGTGGACCTCTTCACTCACTTCCCTGCACGGATCCAGGAAGCGCTCGGGGTTCAACCTGCCACGATCACCCTCTCGAAAAACTACCGCTCCACCCACACTATCGTCGACTGCGTTGAGCACTATGTAGCATGCGATGAGAACTTCCAGCAGGCACGGGTGGCAGAAAAACCCGCCATCCAGCACGCGAGAATCGGAACACAGGAAAACATTCCAATCCTGGGCATGTTCCGAGAAGATATTGATACTCTGGCAGAGGACCTCTCTGCCTTTCTCCGGGATGTGGTCGACAATGGAGGGGTCGAGATCACTCAGAACGTTACGACCTATACCCTCCGTATTGATGCTGATCACGGATCCTCGGCTGATATTTGTGTCCTCTGCAGTTCACCCCAGGAAGTGAAGGCCAACGGAGATCCACGTCTGCCATATTTGCTTCGCCACTATCTACACACATCCCCCAATCCAATTGATGTCTTCAACCCGCGTGGACAACAACTCAAGGATATCCCCGAAGTACAGGCGCTCTGCGGGCTCATGCTGGAATGTATCGATCCTGGGTGCCTTGTCCAGAACGGGATACGAAACCTTCCGAACGATGCACAGGACACCTTTAGCACCTGGAGGGAAGCGGCTCACACCTATATTCAGCAGCATACCGAAAAGCATGGAGAGATAACCCTCGAAGAGTTTGTGCAGGGCTGGCAGACCAGAACCCCGCGGAAAGCCTTTGAACAGAAACGTGAAGTTCCCCTCCTCGACCTGGTATACCGGCTGGTGACGTGGATTCCTGCCATGCAGGATGATGTGGAAGGACTCGTCTATCTCGAAGTGATCACCAGAACGGTCACTCAATCTGCCGTTTTCACCAGTTTCGGCAGTGAGATCATCTTTGATGCCAACGCACCAGACCTCGAAGGAAAATCGATCAAAGATGCGATACGCGGGATCTTCATCCCCCTTGCAACTGGGGCCATCGATATCAACGAGGATCTCCTGGAAACCATCCCCAACAATCGCATTCCGATCATGTCCATCCATCAGGCGAAGGGGCTCGAGTACCCCCTGGTCATTGTGGACGTAGGGTCCGATTTCAAGACCGATCACCATACGCAGGCCTTCAAGCGCTATCCGAAAGAGGGGGGGAAGACATGCAGAATGGAGGATGAACTCCGTGCCTTCTCTCCCCTCCTGGTTCCTCAACGACCAGGAGTTGATCGAGCCTTCGACGACCTCATACGACAATATTTCGTGGCCTTCAGTCGTCCCCAGGATGTATTGCTCCTCGTCGGTCTGAACAGCGTGAAGGATGGCTACCTCACCAGGGGGAGGAGACCGAACCGTAAATTCATCCCTAACGTGGCGACAGGATGGGATCGCAACGATACTTGGCACTGGGGGCAGGGGCTGCCTAATATTGTTCATCTCTAG